The Solanum lycopersicum chromosome 6, SLM_r2.1 genome has a window encoding:
- the LOC101245171 gene encoding MLO-like protein 6: MAGGGGGGRSLEQTPTWAVAVVCFVLVAISIVIEHIIHLIGKWLKSKNKSALYEALEKIKAELMLLGFISLLLTVGQSPISNICVSEKLGNSWHPCSKKEEDSSIISEDSLSEQHRRRLLMDAAGGGVRRILAGGGGDDKCAAKGKVPFVSADGIHQLHIFIFVLAVFHVLYCVTTLALGRAKMRSWKSWENETKTAEYEFSHDPERFRFTRETSFGRRHLSFWTKNPVLLWIVCFFRQFVRSVPKVDYLTLRHGFITAHLAPQSHQKFDFRKYIKRSLEEDFKVVVGISPPIWFLAVLFLLFNTHGWYSYLWLPFIPLIVILLVGTKLQVIITKMGLRIHERGEVVKGVPVVQPGDHLFWFNRPRLILYLINFVLFQNAFQLAFFAWTWYEFGLKSCYHDHTEDIVIRITMGVLIQILCSYVTLPLYALVTQMGSNMKSTIFNERVATALKNWHHTAKKHVKDQSKHSNPVTPMSSRPGTPSHHGMSPVHLLRGHYRSDMGSLQNSPRRSNYDFDHWDNEGSPSPSRFYQEAVDGSLHHIQLGQLDHELQQVIEPNSSQVVPLSQEGRDQHEITIAGSRDFSFEKRTTSI, translated from the exons ATGGccggtggtggtggtggtggaagATCGTTGGAGCAAACGCCAACTTGGGCGGTTGCCGTTGTTTGTTTTGTGTTAGTTGCAATATCTATTGTCATTGAACATATTATCCACCTTATTGGAAAG TGGTTGAAGTCTAAAAATAAAAGTGCCTTGTATGAAGCACTTGAAAAGATCAAAGcag AGCTTATGCTGCTGGGATTCATATCATTGTTGTTAACAGTAGGACAAAGTCCAATTTCGAACATATGTGTATCAGAAAAATTAGGAAATTCATGGCATCCATGtagtaaaaaagaagaagatagtAGTATAATTTCAGAAGATTCGTTGTCGGAGCAACACCGCCGGAGACTTCTTATGGATGCTGCCGGCGGTGGCGTACGACGAATATTGGCTGGTGGTGGTGGAGATGACAAATGTGCAGCAAAG GGAAAAGTACCATTTGTGTCTGCTGATGGAATTCATCAATTACACATTTTCATCTTTGTGCTGGCTGTATTTCATGTCCTCTATTGTGTTACAACTTTGGCTTTGGGGAGAGCTAAG ATGAGAAGTTGGAAGTCATGGGAAAATGAAACTAAAACAGCTGAATACGAATTCTCTCACG ATCCTGAAAGATTTCGATTTACAAGAGAAACATCATTTGGAAGAAGACACTTGAGCTTTTGGACCAAAAATCCTGTCCTACTTTGGATC GTTTGTTTCTTTAGGCAATTTGTAAGATCTGTCCCAAAAGTTGATTACTTAACACTTAGGCATGGATTTATTACG GCACATTTAGCACCACAGAGCCACCAAAAATTTGATTTCCGAAAGTACATTAAACGATCACTTGAAGAAGATTTTAAAGTGGTTGTAGGAATCAG TCCCCCAATATGGTTCCTCGCCGTGCTCTTCTTACTCTTTAATACTCATG GCTGGTATTCCTATCTTTGGCTACCATTCATCCCCTTGATT GTGATATTATTAGTAGGGACAAAGCTACAAGTGATAATAACAAAAATGGGGCTAAGGATTCATGAAAGAGGAGAAGTAGTAAAAGGGGTACCTGTGGTTCAGCCAGGAGATCACCTTTTTTGGTTCAACCGTCCTCGTCTCATTCTTTATCTTATTAACTTTGTTCTCTTTCAG AATGCTTTTCAGTTGGCCTTCTTTGCTTGGACTTGG TATGAATTTGGGTTGAAATCTTGTTACCATGACCATACTGAGGATATTGTCATCAGAATTACTATGGG GGTCCTCATTCAGATTCTGTGCAGTTATGTCACTCTTCCTCTTTATGCCCTTGTGACACAG ATGGGTTCAAACATGAAATCAACTATCTTCAATGAAAGAGTAGCAACAGCATTGAAGAATTGGCACCACACAGCAAAGAAACATGTAAAGGATCAAAGCAAACATTCTAATCCAGTGACACCAATGTCAAGTAGACCAGGGACACCTTCTCATCATGGCATGTCACCCGTGCATTTATTGCGCGGACATTATAGGAGTGATATGGGCAGTCTACAAAACTCACCTCGTAGATCAAACTACGATTTTGATCATTGGGACAACGAGGGCTCACCTTCACCCTCCCGGTTTTACCAGGAGGCTGTTGATGGCTCATTGCACCATATTCAACTTGGTCAATTGGACCATGAACTGCAACAAGTTATTGAGCCTAATTCGTCACAAGTGGTTCCTCTATCACAAGAGGGTCGCGACCAACATGAGATTACTATTGCTGGATCAAGAGATTTTTCGTTTGAGAAAAGAACAACCAGTATatag